Below is a genomic region from Methanolobus sediminis.
TACATGAAGTTCGATCTTCACGTTCATTCCTGTTATTCTAAAGACAGCAACGCCAGTCTGGATGATATTCTTGAATATGCTGCTTCAAACGGACTCGATGGTTTTGCAATATGTGACCATGACCGCATCGAAGGTGGGTTTGCCTGTGCAAAAAGAGCAGAAGAACTCGGCTCAAAACTGATTGTCATTCCAGGTGTTGAAGTCAGCTCCTCAAAAGGCCACATCCTTGTGCTCGGTATCCGTGAGCCAATAGAACCAGGACTCAGTCCTGAAGATACAATCGAAAAAGCACGTCAACAAGATGCAGTTGTTATAATTCCACATCCTTTTAAACTGACATCCCATGGAATAGGTTACATTGAAGGACTGGATGCAGATGCAATCGAAGTCCTGAATTCAAGGTGTGTAACTGATGGCCCCAATAACAAAGCCCAAAAAGCTGCGGAAGAGCTTGGATTCCCTATGGTGGGAGGAAGTGATTCTCATGAAGCTGAAATGGTGGGCAGAT
It encodes:
- a CDS encoding PHP domain-containing protein; protein product: MKFDLHVHSCYSKDSNASLDDILEYAASNGLDGFAICDHDRIEGGFACAKRAEELGSKLIVIPGVEVSSSKGHILVLGIREPIEPGLSPEDTIEKARQQDAVVIIPHPFKLTSHGIGYIEGLDADAIEVLNSRCVTDGPNNKAQKAAEELGFPMVGGSDSHEAEMVGRSYTNIDTDATTAEEVLDAIRAGKTSPSGRKTPVSFVVKQMFIGHINKLGRRLGMR